The following are encoded in a window of Fundulus heteroclitus isolate FHET01 unplaced genomic scaffold, MU-UCD_Fhet_4.1 scaffold_703, whole genome shotgun sequence genomic DNA:
- the cd248a gene encoding LOW QUALITY PROTEIN: endosialin (The sequence of the model RefSeq protein was modified relative to this genomic sequence to represent the inferred CDS: inserted 2 bases in 2 codons; deleted 2 bases in 1 codon): MGFLFSSSTIFLLSSLFGFSPVISQDMRKGGAFCNAEGCFVIYFEDKXFLDSWRFCKEKGGNLATIKRKEEANAIATLFSTLDLQDSHAKVRVWIGLQRQPRQCSSHPLRGFTWTTGDQDTEYTNWQSEDSPSTCLVPRCVAVGYNTQERSDNFLWIDHSCSVPVDGYLCHYAYKGMCSTLWSEHLGNVYYTTPFNLLSTTLTHVPVGSIANIPCPTNGNKNKLVLCILRQNGSVAWSREPPFCSVPSIPHQLCEQDNGGCEHFCRQTGGQIFCDCTDGFHLRYDRLTCEPDVCQGNHCESECLPLSNGYRCACPDGYILATDEYSCLDVDECLESPCQQICKNLPGTFECQCWGGGGILNEKEVCEDIDECLNDLCDHXCKNIPGSYICHCQQGFSVDTDEPRRCHDNDECQIGGICEQMCMNYVGGFECFCKDGYELSSDNFTCHKIGEGQIRYVTPHSEKIRSELDEETVHVLEWEQQSQLEENVLSTTQTMISSTTSSNTMSERYKNDGEDVTTTIPLLSTSTVSEEAWNSWPGFSASTQSLENPKVPHTDSYIKK, encoded by the exons ATGGGGTTTCTGTTCAGTAGTTCTACTATTTTTCTCTTATCATCTTTGTTTGGATTTTCACCAGTAATAAGTCAAGACATGAGAAAAGGAGGTGCATTTTGTAATGCAGAAGGCTGCTTTGTGATCTACTTTGAAGATA TATTCCTAGACTCATGGAGGTTCTGCAAAGAGAAAGGTGGAAATTTGGCAACTATCAAACGCAAAGAGGAGGCCAACGCTATTGCAACACTCTTCTCTACTCTGGACTTGCAGGATTCACATGCCAAGGTCAGAGTATGGATTGGATTGCAACGTCAACCTCGTCAGTGCAGCTCACATCCACTGAGGGGTTTCACTTGGACAACTGGTGATCAAGACACAGAATATACCAACTGGCAAAGTGAGGACTCTCCAAGTACGTGTTTGGTACCCCGCTGTGTGGCTGTGGGCTACAACACTCAAGAACGCAGTGATAACTTTCTGTGGATTGACCATTCATGCTCTGTCCCTGTCGATGGATATCTTTGCCATTATGCTTACAAAGGAATGTGTTCAACCTTGTGGAGTGAGCATTTAGGAAATGTCTATTATACAACTCCTTTTAACCTTTTGAGCACAACCCTAACTCATGTACCTGTTGGATCTATTGCTAACATACCCTGCCCAACAAATGGCAATAAAAACAAGCTTGTTTTGTGCATACTGAGACAAAATGGCTCAGTAGCATGGTCTCGGGAACCTCCATTTTGCTCAGTTCCCTCTATTCCACACCAGTTGTGTGAGCAGGATAATGGTGGATGCGAACATTTCTGCAGACAAACTGGTGGTCAGATCTTCTGTGACTGTACTGATGGCTTCCATCTCAGATACGATAGACTGACCTGTGAGCCTGATGTTTGTCAAGGCAACCACTGTGAGTCTGAGTGCCTGCCTCTTTCAAATGGCTATCGCTGTGCCTGCCCTGATGGATACATTCTTGCAACAGATGAATATTCTTGTCTAGATGTGGATGAGTGTCTGGAGTCTCCTTGTCAACAGATCTGTAAGAATTTGCCAGGGACATTTGAATGtcagtgttgg gggggggggggtattctTAATGAAAAGGAGGTATGTGAGGATATAGATGAGTGCTTAAATGACTTGTGTGACC TATGTAAAAATATTCCAGGCTCCTATATCTGCCACTGTCAACAAGGATTTTCAGTTGACACTGATGAGCCCAGGCGATGTCATGATAATGACGAGTGTCAGATTGGTGGGATCTGTGAGCAAATGTGTATGAATTATGTGGGTGGTTTTGAGTGCTTCTGTAAGGACGGCTATGAACTTTCATCTGATAATTTCACATGTCATAAAATAGGGGAAGGCCAGATTAGATATGTCACACCTCATTCTGAGAAAATAAGATCTGAGCTAGATGAGGAAACGGTGCATGTCCTTGAGTGGGAGCAGCAATCTCAGttggaagaaaatgttttatcaacAACTCAAACTATGATTTCTTCCACCACTAGCTCAAACACTATGTCAGAAAGGTACAAAAATGATGGAGAGGATGTTACTACAACTATACCATTACTTTCCACATCTACAGTCTCAGAGGAAGCTTGGAATTCGTGGCCAGGGTTTTCTGCTTCCACTCAAAGTTTGGAAAATCCAAAAGTACCACATACAGAttcttacataaaaaaatga